GAAATACATCGGGTTCGACCAGTTGCGGGCCATCATGTCGGCATCTCCGCCGGTCCACTTGTCGACCACGTTGACCTTGCCGTTGATGCCGACCTCCTTCCACATCTCGACGATCGCCTGCGCGGCGAGCAGGCCGTTGGTGTAGTAGGTCGGGAAGCTCGTGTAGACGATCTCCTCGCCCTTGTAGCCCGCCTCCTGGAGCAGCTGCTTCGCCTTCTCGGGGTCATATTCGAAGGTCGTCAGCTCCGGCATGTAGAGTTCGCCGAACTCCTCCATCGTGTGGGTCGACGGCACGATCGCCTTGCCGAGCCACAGCGCCTCATTGAGCGTGTCGCGGTCGACGGCGAGGCTCATCGCCTGGCGGATGCGCGGGTCCTTCAGAACCGGATTGTTCACGTTCATGATCATGACGTGGAACAGCGCGGTGGCCGAGCCGGCGGCCTTGAGCGCCGGATCGGACTCGATCAGCGACAGCTGGTCGGGTGCGATGTTGGTGACGAGGTCGGCCTCGCCGGTCTTCAGCGCCGTGATGCGCGAGGCGGTCTCGGGCATGTGCTTCACGGTCACCTTGTCCAGCGGCGCCTTTTCGCCCCAGAAGCCGTCGAAGCGCTCCCAGACCAGTGTCTCGCCGGGAACGAGCTGGGTGATCGCATAGGGGCCGGTGCCCACCGGCTTCAGCGAGAAGGCTTCGAAATCGTCGTTCTCCGCCACCTTGGGATCACCGGTGAGGCCCTTGGTGTACTCTTCCGGAATGATCATCACCTGCTGCAGGTTGAGCAGCGTCTCCCACAGCGGCTCCTCGCGCTTGGCGTGGATGCGCACCGTGTAGTCGTCGATCTTCTCGGCCTTGTCGAAATTGGCGAGACGGTCGCGGGCCCGCACCTGGTAGGGCGGGAAGGTCGCCTGGTACATGCGGTTGAGCGAGAACACCACGTCGGCGGCGGTCATCGCCTCGCCGTTGTGGAAGGTCACGCCCTGGCGAAGCTTCAACTCCATCACGGTCGGCTCGACGAGCCGCCACTCGGTGGCGAGTCCGGGGCGGAACTCGCCCTGGAGCTTGTCGTAGTTCTTCTCCACCAGCGTGTCGAAGCTGTTGTAGTAGAACTGCGACCCGACGTTGGAATGGTCGCGGCCCGGATCGATGAAGCCGGTCACGTTGGCCGCGCCGACGGTCAGTTCGACGGCGAAGGCCGAGCCCGCGAGCACGGTGGCGATTGCGGTCGTCGCAAGGAACCTGGTCATGTCATGCCTCCTGAAAGGACGGTTGGGTGTGGGATCGGCGGGCCTCGAAGGCCTCTTCTTCTTGAAGGGGAAGCGGGTCATCTGCCGCGCAGCCGCACGTCGGCCCGGTCGCGCAGCCAGTCGCCGAGGATCTGGACGGCGAAGGTGACGAGGAGGATGGTCACGGCCGGCACGATCACGATCCACGGCGCCGTCGGCAGGTAGTCGCGGCCGATGCCGACCATCGATCCGAGCGTCGCCGTCGGCGGCTGCACGCCCATGCCGAGGAACGAGAGAGTCGATTCGAGGAGCACGATGTTGGAGATCGACAGGGTGAACTGGACGACGAGCGGCGAGACCGCGTTGGGCAGCACGTGCCGGAATGCGATCCGGGTGCCCGATGCGCCGGCCGCGCGCGCCGCCTCGATGAAAGGCATCGCCATCAGCCGCCGGACCTCGCCGCGCAGGATGCGGGCATAGTGCTCCCAGCCGTAGAGGCCGAGCACCAGCACCATGACCTCTATGGAAGAGCCGAAGATCGCCAGCGTCAGGAGCGCGATGAGGGTGAAGGGAATGGCGATCTGGGCGTCGACCGCGCCCATGATCACGTCGTCGACGATCCCGCCGGCGATGCCCGAGACGAGGCCGAGCGTTCCGCCGAGCAGGAGGCCGATGGTGGCGCCGAGGGCCGCGAGGATCAGCGTGAGCTGCAGGCCATGGAGCGAGCGCGAAAGCACGTCGCGGCCGAGTTCATCGGTCCCGAGCAGATAGCCGTCCTTGTAGCGCTCGAAACCGAGCGGCGGGCGCAGCCGCGCGATCAGGCTCTGCGCGGTCGGCTCGTGCGGCGCGATGACCGATGCGAAGGCCGCCACGATCAGCAGGAGCACGGCGACGATGATCGCCGCGCGCTGGATTCCGTTCGCTTCCGCCCAGACCCGCCGTGGGCCTGAAAGGAGACGGGAGCCGACCTCGGTCGTTCCGATCGCTGCCTCGGCCATCATGCCCTCCCCAGCCGGATGCGGGGATCGGCATAGGCATAGGCCATGTCGATCGCCCCGTTGACGATGACCACCGCGAAGGCGACCGCGAGCACGGCGAACTGCAGCACCGGGAAGTCGCGCAGGATCGCCGCGTTGACGAGCAGGTCGCCGATGCCGGGCCAGGCGAAGATCGCCTCGACGACGACGTTGCCGGCCGCAGCCAGTCCCGCGATCTGCAACCCGAGCACCGACAGGATGGTGATCGAGGCATTGGAGAAGCCGTGCTTCAGGATGACGACGGCTTCGGGCAGGCCCTTGGCTCGGGCAGTGCGCATGAAGTCCTGGCTGAGCACGTCGAGCATGGCGTTGCGCGTGAAGCGTGTCAGCGCCGCGATCAGCCCGGCGGCGAGCGTGATGGTGGGCATGATGAAGTGCCACGGCGTCGCATTGCCGACCACGGGCAGCCAGTTCAGCGTGAAGGCGAAGACCAGCACCATGAAGACGGCGAGCACGAAGTTCGGCACCGCATAGCCGATAAAGGCGATGGTCATCACCGTGCTGCCGATCCAGTTGCTCCTGTGGATCGCCGCGAGGATGCCGAGCGGGACGGCGACGAGGATGGTGAGGCCGACGCCCGACAGGAGCAGCTGCAGCGAGGGCCAGAGGCGTTCCGCGACGATGTCGGCCACCGGCCGCCGCTCGACGAAGGACAGGCCGAACTGGCCGTCGACGAAGGAGCCGAGAAAGCGGACGTACTGCTCCCATATCGACGCATCGAGACCGTAGTAGCGCGTCAGAAGCTCCCGGTCCTCCTGCGTGATCCCCTGCCCCACAACGTAATCGATCGGATCGCCCGAGAGGCGCGTGGCGAAGAAGACCAGCGTCACGATCACGAACAGCGTGACGACCATCTTGACGAGCGTGCGGGCGACGTGGCGCAGCATCAGATCGATCCCCCGGCGGCGGCCGCGTCCGGCATCGCCAGCGCACCGGCAGCCGGCGGTCCGTTCGCGGTCATGCGCCGCAGATGGACGAAGCGGACGCCCGCCGCCGAAGCCGCGACCCCGTCGGTGCCCGCATTGTCGCCGATGAAGACGCAGGCGGCGGGTATAGCGCCGCTGAGCCGGAGCCCGAGTTCGACCAGGTCCGGCGCCGGCTTGCCGATGCTGGTGAAGCGGATCGACGGAACGCAGGCCCGGACCGCCGCGACGATCGCTCCGGTCTCGGGAACCGGTCGGCCCCGGTCGTCGGGATGTACGGTGTCGACGTTGGTGACGACGAGGCGCGCGCCGTCCTGGACCTCGTCGATCAGCCGGGCGAGGTCACGAACACTGAAGCCGGGATCGCGTGCCAGAAGCACGAAGTCGGGCCTGCGGGTCTCGATCCGCAACCCGAGCGATCGGGCGAGATCGCGGATCGGCGCCTCGGCATAGACCAGGACGGCCGCACCCGGCCGCCGCGCCGCGATCCGCCGCACCGCCTGCTCCCCGGCGAGCAGGATGCGGCCCGCACCGACCTCAAGCCCGAGCAAGCGCATCCGCGCCGACAGCGTATCGGCGGTGTCGGACGAATTGTTCGACACGATCCAGAGGCGGTCGGAATGGCGGGTGACGAAGTCCCGGACGTTGGGATAGACATGTCCGCCCGAAACGAGGCATCCGTCGAGGTCGCAGAAGATCGCGGCGCATCCATCGACGGACGCCTGTGCGATGTCTCCTATCCTGATCGTCTCGTCGGTCACGTGTCGGCTCCGCTGCCGGCGGGCACGACGAAACCGTCCGTCGGCGCAAGCGCGCCGCGTCGGGTTCGTCCCGTCCGCCCCGGGTCTGTTGAGCAGCCGGCACGTCGCCCGCTGCATCTGCAAACTGGGCCTTCTCTGTGACACAGGCTTTACAGACGACAGCTAGACTTGGGTTCGATCAAAGCCACGCTTGTGCCGAGGGAGATTTTCCTTGTCCGTTTCGCCCACCCGCATCCGCGCCGTGAACGCCGTCGCCGCATCGGGTTCCTTCGCCGCAGCGGCGCGTCTGCTCGGGATCTCCCAGCCGGCGGTCTCCCAGCATGTGAAGGGGATCGAGGAGAAGTTCGGCGTGCGCCTGTTCCTGCGCCGCAACGGGGCGCTGCACCCGACGCCCCTGTGCCTGGAACTCTGCGACGTGGCGGAGCGGTTGACGGAGGCGGAAAGCGCGGCGACCCGCATCCTCACCCGCCGCAACGCGCTCGCCGACGGCCATCTGTCGGTCGGGCTCGGCAATTCGATGCCCGGCATGGCGCTGATCGCGCTGTTCAACAGGCGCCACCCGTCGGTGTCGATCTCGGTGCAGACCGGCTCCTTCGAAGAGATCACCACCGCCGTCATCACCCGCCGCGTCGACGTCGGCGTGCTGCCGAACCTGCCGGACGACGGACGCTTCCGGCGCGAACTGCTGGTGCGCCAGCAGGTCGTCGCGATCGTCAACGCCGACAGCGAACTGGCGACGGAGGCGTTTCTGACCTGCGAGCAGCTGATCGCCGCACCGCTCGTCTTTCGCACACGGGGATCCTCGACCCAGCGTGTCGTGGATCGGGCGTTCAGCGCAGCGGGATTGAACCCCGTCCCGCTGCTCACCCTCGACACGCGCGACGGCGTCTACGAGGCGGTCGCCAACGGCATCGGCGTCGGCTTCATGTGGCGCGAAGGCACCGGCCGGACGGATGCGATCCGGCGCATCCCGGTGCGCGAGATGGAACGTCTCTACGACGAGGTGGTGTTTTCGCCGCGGGACGACGCCGGACAGGTGACCGAAGCCTTCTTCGCCGCCGCCAGGGTCTTCGCCGGTGCGGTCCGGGCCGAGATGGCGGCGAAGGGCCTGCCCGAGGCGGCCGCTTTCTGACCGTCGGGCGGCTTGTCGGGACGGTTCCGGCGGTCGAAGATGGCGGCATGAAGAGCGCCGCACAGCAACCCGCCGTCAGGATTCGCATCGTCTTCGGAGAGGGCGAGATGATCGGCCCCGGCAAGGCCGATCTCCTCGAACGGATCGAAAGCACCGGTTCCATTTCGGCGGCCGGCCGCGAGATGGGCATGAGCTACAAGCGCGCCTGGATGCTGGTGGAGACTCTGAACGCCATGTTTCGCGAACCGCTGGTCGAAAGCACGCGCGGCGGCCCGCACGGCGGCGGCGCGGTGCTGACCGGAACAGGCAGGCGGGTGCTCGGACTCTACCGCCGGTTCGAGGCCAATGCCGCCGCCTCGGGCGAAAGCGGCCTCGCGGAACTGCAGGCCATGCTGCGCGCTTCCCCCGACAAAGGCTGACGCGCGGACCCGCTCGTCCGGCTCAGATCGCCAGGTATTCGTTGCGCAGCTCGACATTGTCGAGCACCGCCTGCGCCGTGCCGTCGAAGACGATCTGTCCCATGTCGAGGATCAGCGCCCGGTTTGCCAGTTCGAGCGCGGCCACCGCGTTCTGCTCGACGATGATGGTGGTGATGCCGAGCGCCTTGATCTGCTCGACGATGCGCTCGATCTCCTGGACGATGACCGGAGCGAGCCCCTCATAGGGTTCGTCGAGCAGAAGCAGCTTGAGGTCGCGGGCGAGCGCGCGGGCCACCGCCAGCATCTGCTGCTCGCCGCCGGAGAGCGTCACGCCGTCCTGACGGCGGCGTTCGGCCAGGCGCGGGAAATGATCGTAGATCTTCTCGATCGACCATCCCTTCGGCTCGGCGATCTGCGCCAGCTTCAGGTTTTCCTCCACGGTCAGGCCGGGAATGATGCGCCGGTCCTCCTGGACGAGCTGGATGCCCTTCCCCGCCGCCTGAAAATCGCGCAGCTTGTGGATCGCCTCGCCGTTGAGCCAGATCTCGCCGCTCTTCAGCTGCGGATCGAGCGCACGCGCCAGCGTCCGCAGCGTCGAGGTCTTGCCGGCACCGTTGCGTCCCAGCAACGCGACGATGTCCCCCTCCTGGACGTCGAAGCTGACGCCCTGAACGATGTAGCTCTCGCCATAATAGGCGTGGATGTCTCGAACGCTGAAGAAGGGGCGGGCACCGGTCGCGGCGGCCGCCGGAGCCGGCATGGTCATGGCGTTCATCAGTGCGCTCCCCCGAGATAGGCTTCCTGGACGACCGGATTGCCGCGGACCTCGTCCGGCTTGCCGTCGGCGATGATCCGGCCCTGGGCGAGGACGGTGACGCGGTCGGCGAGCGAGAACACGACGTGCATGTCGTGCTCGATGATCACCTTGGTCATGCCGCGCTCCTTGAACTTGCGCAGGAGATCGATGGTGGAATTGGTATCGTGCCGCGACATGCCGGCGGTCGGCTCGTCGAGCAGCAGCAGGCGCGGGTGCTGGACGAGCCCCATCGCCAGTTCCAGCCGGCGCTTGTCGCCGCGCGACAGGCTGGCGGCGAGCGTGTCGCGCTGCTTGTAGAGTCCGACATCCTCCAGCCAGTGCTCGGCCTCCTCTCGGATCGCCGTCTGGCGCGACGTCGCCTGCAGGGCGTTGAGGCGGAACGAGCCGTCCCGCTTGGCGAAGGCGGGAACCATCACATTGTGCAGGAGCGAGAGATCGGGAAAGATCTCCGGCGTCTGGAACACCCGCACCACGCCCATCTGGTTGATCTCGTGCGGCTGCTTGCCCGTGATGACCTGACCGTCGAAGACGACCGCACCGGTGTCGGGCGCGATCCGGCCGATACAGACGTTGAGCAGGGTCGACTTGCCCGCGCCGTTCGGACCGATGATGGCATGAGTCGTCCCCTCCATCACCTGGAGGTCGATGTCGGACAGGGCTCTCAGCCCGCCGAAGCTCTTGTGGACGTCGGCGACGTGAAGAACAGCGTTTGCCATCAGGGTTCCGTCCTCATTCTGCCGGAGCGAGCCTGCCGGTCTCTTCCCGACCGGCCGGCTTGCGGTTGAAGGCGTTTCTGATCTTGCGCACGCCTTCCATCAGGCCGCCCGGGAGGAAGATGACGATCAGCATGAACACGACACCGAGCGTCAGGTGCCAGCCCTCCCCGACGAAGGGTGCGGTGATGGTGACGAGGAAGTCTTCGAGCCCGTCAGGCAGGAAGGAGAAGGCCTCGTGCAGCTTGGCCTCGTGGAAGGCCGAGAAGATGTTCTCGAAGTACTTGATGACGCCGGCGCCGACGACCGGGCCGACCAGCGTGCCGACGCCGCCGAGGATGGTCATCAGCACGACTTCGCCCGATGCGGTCCACTGCATGCGCTCCGCGCCCGCGAGCGGATCGGTCGCGGCGAGCAACCCGCCCGCGAGCCCCGCATACATGCCCGAGATGATGAAGGCGGCGAGC
The nucleotide sequence above comes from Aquibium microcysteis. Encoded proteins:
- a CDS encoding ABC transporter substrate-binding protein; amino-acid sequence: MTRFLATTAIATVLAGSAFAVELTVGAANVTGFIDPGRDHSNVGSQFYYNSFDTLVEKNYDKLQGEFRPGLATEWRLVEPTVMELKLRQGVTFHNGEAMTAADVVFSLNRMYQATFPPYQVRARDRLANFDKAEKIDDYTVRIHAKREEPLWETLLNLQQVMIIPEEYTKGLTGDPKVAENDDFEAFSLKPVGTGPYAITQLVPGETLVWERFDGFWGEKAPLDKVTVKHMPETASRITALKTGEADLVTNIAPDQLSLIESDPALKAAGSATALFHVMIMNVNNPVLKDPRIRQAMSLAVDRDTLNEALWLGKAIVPSTHTMEEFGELYMPELTTFEYDPEKAKQLLQEAGYKGEEIVYTSFPTYYTNGLLAAQAIVEMWKEVGINGKVNVVDKWTGGDADMMARNWSNPMYFADPFGSFGVMWAPNGPSESEGRFNTDAAYAESWERFRFSKDVEARRAAYAELMERIRQDPPVLPLYRPFESWAMNKNVNWAPKPGHIPYVLDFRAGSISFATN
- a CDS encoding ABC transporter permease, yielding MAEAAIGTTEVGSRLLSGPRRVWAEANGIQRAAIIVAVLLLIVAAFASVIAPHEPTAQSLIARLRPPLGFERYKDGYLLGTDELGRDVLSRSLHGLQLTLILAALGATIGLLLGGTLGLVSGIAGGIVDDVIMGAVDAQIAIPFTLIALLTLAIFGSSIEVMVLVLGLYGWEHYARILRGEVRRLMAMPFIEAARAAGASGTRIAFRHVLPNAVSPLVVQFTLSISNIVLLESTLSFLGMGVQPPTATLGSMVGIGRDYLPTAPWIVIVPAVTILLVTFAVQILGDWLRDRADVRLRGR
- a CDS encoding ABC transporter permease → MLRHVARTLVKMVVTLFVIVTLVFFATRLSGDPIDYVVGQGITQEDRELLTRYYGLDASIWEQYVRFLGSFVDGQFGLSFVERRPVADIVAERLWPSLQLLLSGVGLTILVAVPLGILAAIHRSNWIGSTVMTIAFIGYAVPNFVLAVFMVLVFAFTLNWLPVVGNATPWHFIMPTITLAAGLIAALTRFTRNAMLDVLSQDFMRTARAKGLPEAVVILKHGFSNASITILSVLGLQIAGLAAAGNVVVEAIFAWPGIGDLLVNAAILRDFPVLQFAVLAVAFAVVIVNGAIDMAYAYADPRIRLGRA
- a CDS encoding HAD-IIA family hydrolase → MTDETIRIGDIAQASVDGCAAIFCDLDGCLVSGGHVYPNVRDFVTRHSDRLWIVSNNSSDTADTLSARMRLLGLEVGAGRILLAGEQAVRRIAARRPGAAVLVYAEAPIRDLARSLGLRIETRRPDFVLLARDPGFSVRDLARLIDEVQDGARLVVTNVDTVHPDDRGRPVPETGAIVAAVRACVPSIRFTSIGKPAPDLVELGLRLSGAIPAACVFIGDNAGTDGVAASAAGVRFVHLRRMTANGPPAAGALAMPDAAAAGGSI
- a CDS encoding LysR family transcriptional regulator, with the translated sequence MSVSPTRIRAVNAVAASGSFAAAARLLGISQPAVSQHVKGIEEKFGVRLFLRRNGALHPTPLCLELCDVAERLTEAESAATRILTRRNALADGHLSVGLGNSMPGMALIALFNRRHPSVSISVQTGSFEEITTAVITRRVDVGVLPNLPDDGRFRRELLVRQQVVAIVNADSELATEAFLTCEQLIAAPLVFRTRGSSTQRVVDRAFSAAGLNPVPLLTLDTRDGVYEAVANGIGVGFMWREGTGRTDAIRRIPVREMERLYDEVVFSPRDDAGQVTEAFFAAARVFAGAVRAEMAAKGLPEAAAF
- a CDS encoding winged helix-turn-helix domain-containing protein; translation: MKSAAQQPAVRIRIVFGEGEMIGPGKADLLERIESTGSISAAGREMGMSYKRAWMLVETLNAMFREPLVESTRGGPHGGGAVLTGTGRRVLGLYRRFEANAAASGESGLAELQAMLRASPDKG
- a CDS encoding ABC transporter ATP-binding protein, producing MNAMTMPAPAAAATGARPFFSVRDIHAYYGESYIVQGVSFDVQEGDIVALLGRNGAGKTSTLRTLARALDPQLKSGEIWLNGEAIHKLRDFQAAGKGIQLVQEDRRIIPGLTVEENLKLAQIAEPKGWSIEKIYDHFPRLAERRRQDGVTLSGGEQQMLAVARALARDLKLLLLDEPYEGLAPVIVQEIERIVEQIKALGITTIIVEQNAVAALELANRALILDMGQIVFDGTAQAVLDNVELRNEYLAI
- a CDS encoding ABC transporter ATP-binding protein — its product is MANAVLHVADVHKSFGGLRALSDIDLQVMEGTTHAIIGPNGAGKSTLLNVCIGRIAPDTGAVVFDGQVITGKQPHEINQMGVVRVFQTPEIFPDLSLLHNVMVPAFAKRDGSFRLNALQATSRQTAIREEAEHWLEDVGLYKQRDTLAASLSRGDKRRLELAMGLVQHPRLLLLDEPTAGMSRHDTNSTIDLLRKFKERGMTKVIIEHDMHVVFSLADRVTVLAQGRIIADGKPDEVRGNPVVQEAYLGGAH